One window from the genome of Crassostrea angulata isolate pt1a10 chromosome 2, ASM2561291v2, whole genome shotgun sequence encodes:
- the LOC128173978 gene encoding histone H2B — MPPKVGSKGAKKAATKAKAQRTGDKKKRRRRRESYAIYIYKVLKQVHPDTGVSSKAMSIMNSFVNDIFERIAAEASRLAHYNKRSTITSREIQTAVRLLLPGELAKHAVSEGTKAVTKYTSSK; from the coding sequence ATGCCACCCAAAGTCGGATCTAAAGGAGCTAAGAAAGCCGCCACCAAGGCCAAGGCCCAGAGAACTGGGGACAAGAAAAAGCGCAGGAGGAGGAGGGAATCCTACGCTATCTACATCTACAAAGTCCTGAAGCAGGTGCACCCTGACACTGGAGTTTCCAGCAAGGCCATGAGCATCATGAATTCTTTCGTCAATGACATCTTCGAGAGAATCGCCGCCGAGGCTTCCCGCCTGGCCCACTACAACAAACGCTCAACCATCACCAGCAGAGAAATCCAGACTGCAGTCCGTCTTCTCCTGCCCGGTGAATTGGCCAAGCACGCTGTCTCTGAAGGCACCAAGGCTGTCACCAAGTACACCAGCAGCAAGTAA
- the LOC128172406 gene encoding histone H2A-like, producing MSGRGKGGKVKGKAKSRSSRAGLQFPVGRIHRLLRKGNYAERVGAGAPVYLAAVLEYLAAEVLELAGNAARDNKKTRIIPRHLQLAIRNDEELNKLLSGVTIAQGGVLPNIQAVLLPKKTQKPAAK from the coding sequence ATGTCTGGACGTGGTAAAGGAGGTAAAGTGAAGGGAAAGGCAAAGAGCCGATCATCCCGTGCCGGACTTCAGTTCCCCGTGGGTCGTATCCACCGTCTGCTGAGGAAGGGCAACTACGCCGAGAGAGTCGGAGCCGGTGCCCCTGTGTACCTGGCCGCCGTTCTTGAGTACTTGGCCGCTGAAGTGTTGGAGTTGGCAGGCAACGCAGCCCGTGACAACAAAAAGACCAGAATCATCCCCCGTCACCTGCAGCTGGCCATCCGCAACGACGAGGAGTTGAACAAACTTCTGTCCGGCGTGACCATCGCCCAGGGTGGTGTTCTGCCCAACATCCAGGCCGTGCTCCTCCCCAAGAAGACCCAGAAGCCCGCCGCCAAGTAA
- the LOC128173977 gene encoding histone H1-delta-like has product MADTATTTPAKKKVTKPKVPAAHPKYVDMIRAALESLKERGGSSRQAILKYIMANYKVGNDVNSINAHLKMALKNGVKKGALKQAKGTGANMSD; this is encoded by the coding sequence ATGGCAGATACAGCAACCACAACCCCAGCCAAGAAGAAGGTTACAAAGCCTAAGGTGCCAGCAGCGCACCCCAAGTACGTTGACATGATCAGGGCCGCCCTGGAATCTTTGAAAGAGCGTGGCGGATCTTCCAGACAAGCCATTCTAAAGTACATAATGGCCAACTACAAAGTCGGCAACGACGTCAACTCCATCAACGCCCACTTGAAAATGGCTTTGAAGAACGGAGTGAAGAAAGGTGCTCTGAAACAAGCCAAGGGCACAGGCGCCA
- the LOC128173120 gene encoding histone H4 has translation MSGRGKGGKGLGKGGAKRHRKVLRDNIQGITKPAIRRLARRGGVKRISGLIYEETRGVLKVFLENVIRDAVTYTEHAKRKTVTAMDVVYALKRQGRTLYGFGG, from the coding sequence ATGTCTGGACGTGGTAAAGGAGGAAAAGGACTTGGAAAGGGGGGCGCCAAGCGTCACAGGAAAGTCTTGAGAGATAACATCCAGGGTATCACCAAGCCCGCCATCCGTCGTCTTGCACGCAGAGGTGGAGTCAAACGTATCTCCGGACTCATCTACGAGGAGACCCGTGGTGTCCTGAAGGTGTTCCTTGAGAACGTCATCCGTGACGCAGTCACATACACAGAGCACGCCAAGAGGAAGACCGTCACAGCCATGGACGTTGTCTACGCTCTGAAGAGACAGGGACGTACCCTCTACGGATTCGGTGGTTAG